One Camelina sativa cultivar DH55 chromosome 3, Cs, whole genome shotgun sequence genomic window carries:
- the LOC104771481 gene encoding glyoxylate/hydroxypyruvate reductase HPR3-like yields the protein MAGASDSPLVLLHRPPSLDFMDEILSRNFRILNTNNSSEPLPIFLSRHASSARAFVVVGRFFVTAEILSYLPSLQLLVCGSVGVDHVDLAECKRRRVVVTNARNAFSDDVADCAVGLLISVLRRIPAGDRFIRSGDWEKSGEFRLGSKVSGKRVGILGFGSIGSFVAKRLEGFDCVISYNSRSEKPSVPYRYYSDILSLAANNDVLVLCCSLTEQTHHIVNREVMESLGKDGVIINVGRGKLIDEKEMVKCLADGVIGGAGLDVFENEPAVPEELFGLENVVLSPHSGVATQGSLDNVAEITLANLKAFFSNRPLLSPVRLD from the exons ATGGCGGGAGCTTCGGATTCTCCGCTCGTACTCCTTCACCGACCACCGTCTCTGGATTTCATGGACGAGATTCTCAGCCGCAACTTCCGAATCCTCAACACTAACAATTCATCGGAGCCACTCCCGATCTTCCTCTCCCGTCACGCCTCCTCAGCTAGAGCTTTCGTCGTCGTCGGCAGATTCTTTGTAACCGCCGAGATCCTCTCTTATCTACCTTCTCTCCAGCTACTCGTCTGTGGAAGCGTCGGCGTCGATCACGTCGACTTGGCTGAGTGCAAGCGCCGCAGGGTCGTTGTAACGAACGCTCGCAACGCGTTCTCGGATGACGTTGCGGATTGCGCCGTCGGGTTGCTTATAAGCGTCCTCCGTCGTATTCCCGCCGGCGATCGGTTTATCCGGTCTGGTGATTGGGAGAAATCTGGAGAATTCCGACTAGGGTCCAAG GTTAGTGGCAAGCGAGTTGGGATACTTGGATTTGGGAGCATTGGATCGTTTGTAGCTAAAAGACTTGAAGGCTTTGACTGTGTCATCTCTTATAACTCAAGGAGCGAGAAACCGAGTGTTCCGTACCGGTACTACTCCGACATTCTCTCTTTAGCAGCCAACAACGATGTTCTCGTTCTCTGCTGCTCTTTGACGGAGCAAACGCACCACATTGTGAACAGAGAAGTGATGGAGTCGCTTGGTAAAGATGGGGTTATTATCAATGTGGGACGAGGGAAGTTGATTGATGAGAAGGAGATGGTGAAATGTCTGGCCGATGGTGTGATTGGTGGTGCTGGTTTAGATGTGTTTGAGAACGAACCGGCAGTTCCTGAGGAGTTGTTTGGTTTGGAGAATGTTGTCTTGTCTCCACATTCTGGTGTGGCCACGCAAGGGTCTTTGGACAATGTTGCAGAGATCACTCTAGCTAACTTGAAGGCGTTTTTCTCGAACCGGCCTTTGCTTTCGCCGGTTCGGTTGGATTGA
- the LOC104771499 gene encoding expansin-A7 encodes MGPITSSWSFNKFFAIVFVVFAISGEFVAGYYRPGPWKYAHATFYGDETGSETMGGACGYGNLFNSGYGVATAALSTTLFKDGYGCGQCFQITCMKSPHCYYGNPSTVVTATNLCPPNWYQDSNNGGWCNPPRTHFDMAKPAFMKLANWRAGIIPVAYRRVACQRSGGMRFQFQGNAYWLLIFVMNVGGAGDIKSMAVKGSRTNWISMSHNWGASYQAFSSLYGQSLSFRVTSYTTGQTIYAWNVAPANWSAGKTYKATANFR; translated from the exons atggGTCCAATCACAAGTTCTTGGAGTTTCAACAAATTCTTCGCGATAGTTTTTGTCGTTTTCGCCATCTCCGGAGAGTTCGTCGCTGGATACTATCGACCAGGCCCATGGAAATATGCTCATGCCACTTTCTACGGCGACGAGACCGGTAGTGAAACTATGG GTGGTGCATGTGGGTACGGAAACCTTTTTAACAGCGGTTACGGTGTGGCCACAGCAGCGCTAAGCACAACGTTGTTCAAAGACGGTTACGGATGCGGCCAATGTTTTCAAATAACGTGTATGAAGTCACCGCATTGTTATTATGGAAACCCATCAACGGTGGTCACAGCCACCAACCTTTGCCCTCCTAATTGGTACCAAGACTCCAACAATGGTGGTTGGTGCAATCCTCCTAGAACCCATTTCGATATGGCTAAACCGGCTTTCATGAAACTCGCTAATTGGAGGGCCGGTATCATCCCAGTTGCATACCGAAG AGTGGCATGCCAAAGGAGTGGAGGTATGAGGTTTCAATTCCAAGGCAATGCATATTGGCTTCTCATATTCGTGATGAACGTCGGTGGCGCGGGAGATATCAAGAGCATGGCCGTGAAAGGTAGCCGGACGAATTGGATCAGCATGAGCCACAATTGGGGAGCGTCTTACCAAGCATTTTCGTCTCTCTATGGTCAATCTCTATCTTTCAGGGTCACTTCTTACACCACAGGTCAAACCATCTATGCTTGGAACGTTGCTCCGGCTAACTGGAGCGCCGGTAAGACTTACAAGGCCACCGCCAATTTCCGTTGA
- the LOC104771518 gene encoding calcium-dependent protein kinase 26-like translates to MGMDIADKENTSPLLFEFCNCFKVASLTETILNPVNVSNLKDRYVLGEQLGWGQFGVIRVCSDKLTGERLACKSISKDRLVTQDDMKSIKLEIAIMAKLAGHPNVVNLKAVYEEEDSVHLVMELCAGGELFHKLEKYGRYSEFRARVLFKHLMQVVKFCHDSGIVHRDLKPENILMATMSSSSPIKLADFGLATYIKPGEKLSGTVGSPFYIAPEVLSGGYNQAADVWSAGVILYILLSGVPPFWGKTKSKIFDAVRAADLRFSAEPWDHITSYAKDLIRGMLCVDPSQRLSADEVLAHSWMEQLSESGQEKYDQDGFGCEGLENGGCSFSTQCVSREQDYSFSMAQLEQPTYNDCKSSFSSFLPADNNTLPNSGFGGFSFDGIQPESTSAGFSSTRVPSMPSFSFFSPDPATTQNNDTTETDGKLRDSSPKRSLPSPDSSSQFERREEAGENQTEAAGKPETRRERGNWSRMSGLHSKRNRTIGLGELDQLVVDVAVTESIIRWASCTHIPTAPSLRLSLVC, encoded by the exons ATGGGTATGGACATAGCTGATAAGGAGAATACGAGCCCACTTTTATTTGAATTCTGCAACTGCTTTAAAGTTGCAAGCCTTACTGAAACCATTCTAAACCCTGTAAACGTTTCCAACTTAAAAGATCGATATGTGCTTGGGGAACAGTTAGGCTGGGGTCAGTTTGGTGTCATAAGAGTATGTTCTGATAAGTTAACTGGAGAGAGGCTTGCTTGCAAGTCTATCTCTAAAGACAGACTGGTTACACAAGATGACATGAAGAGTATCAAACTCGAGATTGCTATAATGGCTAAGTTAGCTGGGCACCCAAACGTGGTGAATCTCAAAGCGGTTTATGAGGAGGAAGATTCTGTGCATCTTGTGATGGAACTATGCGCAGGTGGTGAGCTTTTTCATAAGCTTGAGAAATATGGAAGGTATTCGGAGTTCCGTGCGAGGGTGCTCTTCAAGCATTTGATGCAAGTGGTCAAGTTTTGTCATGATAGCGGTATTGTCCACAGAGATTTGAAACCTGAGAACATTCTTATGGCCACAatgtcttcttcgtctcctaTCAAATTGGCTGATTTTGGTCTGGCAACCTATATAAAGCCTG GGGAAAAGTTGAGCGGGACAGTTGGTAGTCCGTTTTACATAGCCCCGGAAGTGTTGTCAGGGGGATATAACCAAGCTGCTGATGTATGGAGTGCAGGGGTTATTTTGTACATTCTTCTCAGTGGAGTACCTCCCTTTTGGGGAAAGACTAAGTCAAAGATTTTTGATGCTGTCAGGGCTGCAGATTTGAGATTTTCTGCAGAGCCATGGGACCATATAACTTCATACGCTAAGGATTTGATCAGGGGGATGCTTTGTGTTGATCCTTCCCAAAGGTTATCAGCTGATGAAGTTCTAG CTCACTCGTGGATGGAGCAATTATCTGAATCAGGTCAAGAAAAATATGATCAAGATGGGTTTGGCTGTGAAGGATTGGAGAATGGTGGATGCTCTTTCTCTACACAGTGTGTTTCCCGAGAACAAGATTATAGCTTTAGCATGGCACAATTAGAGCAGCCAACATACAACGATTGTAAATCATCATTCTCATCTTTCTTACCTGCGGATAACAACACATTGCCAAATTCCGGTTTTGGTGGGTTTTCTTTTGATGGAATACAACCGGAATCAACCTCAGCTGGCTTCTCATCAACTAGAGTTCCCTCCATGCCAAGCTTTAGCTTTTTTAGCCCAGACCCAGCGACGACACAGAACAATGACACCACTGAAACAGATGGAAAACTTCGAG ACTCAAGCCCAAAGAGGTCACTGCCTTCACCTGATTCTTCTTCACAATTTGAGAGGCGTGAGGAAGCAGGGGAGAATCAGACAGAAGCAGCAGGAAAGCCAGAGACAAGAAGGGAAAGAGGAAACTGGTCAAGAATGTCAGGACTGCACAGCAAAAGGAACCGGACCATAGGACTAGGAGAGCTAGATCAGTTGGTGGTGGATGTTGCAGTCACAGAGTCTATAATCAGATGGGCATCTTGCACGCATATTCCCACCGCTCCATCCCTCAGATTGTCGCTCGTTTGctag
- the LOC104771511 gene encoding protein HOTHEAD-like, whose product MLDRFWSWRLFVALSLFIHSPICSSEKAPNYSFMRDATGSPKTSYYDYIIIGGGTAGCPLAATLSQNASVLLLERGGAPYDNPNITRLSSFGAALSDLSEASPSQRFVSEDGVINARARVLGGGSALNAGFYTRAGTKYVRNMGWDGALANESYQWVEAKVAFQPPMGPWQTAVRDGLLEAGIVPNNGFTYDHINGTKFGGTIFDHNGHRHTAADLLEYADPKGITVLLHATVHRILFRTRGTTKPIANGVVYRDQTGQAHRAYLKEGALNEIILSAGTLGSPQLLMLSGVGPSAQLQAQNITVVMDQPQVGQGMHDNPMNAVFIPSPVPVEVSLIEVVGITGEGTYVEAAGGENFGGGGGGSSGSSTRDYYAMFSPRATLLESNSMTNLSSAQPFQGGFLLEKVMGPLSTGHLELKTRNPKDNPVVTFNYFQHPDDLKRCIRGIQTIERVVQSKTFSRYKYADMPFEYLLNLTASTPVNLRPPRSGPGASLPPSAEEFCQHTVTTIWHYHGGCVVGKVVDGDYKVIGIDRLRVIDMSTVGYCPGTNPQATVMMLGRYMGVKILKERFTKK is encoded by the exons atgTTGGATAGATTTTGGTCATGGAGATTGTTTGTTGCTCTCTCACTTTTCATCCATTCTCCAATTTGTTCTTCTGAGAAAG CTCCAAACTACTCCTTCATGCGGGACGCCACAGGAAGTCCGAAGACGTCGTACTACGACTACATTATCATCGGTGGTGGGACCGCCGGGTGCCCTCTAGCCGCAACGCTGTCTCAAAACGCTAGCGTTTTGCTGCTCGAACGCGGTGGCGCACCGTACGACAACCCCAATATCACGAGGCTCTCGTCGTTCGGAGCCGCTCTCTCTGACTTGTCTGAGGCCTCACCATCTCAGCGTTTTGTATCGGAGGACGGCGTCATTAACGCACGTGCTCGAGTTCTCGGTGGCGGAAGCGCTCTCAACGCCGGCTTCTACACACGTGCCGGCACCAAATACGTTAG GAACATGGGTTGGGACGGAGCGCTAGCGAACGAGTCGTACCAGTGGGTAGAAGCTAAAGTGGCCTTTCAGCCTCCGATGGGGCCGTGGCAAACCGCCGTGAGAGACGGCTTATTGGAGGCTGGGATTGTCCCTAACAATGGTTTCACTTATGATCACATCAATGGCACCAAATTTGGCGGTACTATTTTTGACCACAATGGCCATAGACACACCGCCGCCGATTTGTTAGAGTACGCCGATCCCAAGGGTATTACCGTTCTTTTGCATGCTACTGTCCACCGGATCTTGTTTCGAACTCGAG GTACCACCAAGCCAATAGCTAACGGAGTTGTGTACCGAGACCAGACCGGTCAGGCCCACCGAGCTTACCTAAAGGAAGGCGCATTGAACGAGATCATCCTATCGGCGGGAACCCTAGGGAGCCCACAACTTCTGATGCTAAGTGGTGTTGGTCCATCAGCTCAACTACAGGCTCAAAATATCACGGTGGTGATGGACCAGCCTCAAGTGGGCCAAGGCATGCACGATAACCCTATGAACGCCGTGTTCATCCCCTCTCCGGTCCCGGTCGAGGTCTCACTCATCGAGGTTGTCGGGATTACCGGCGAAGGAACATATGTGGAAGCCGCCGGTGGTGAGAATTTTGGCGGAGGTGGCGGTGGTTCTAGTGGATCATCTACTAGAGACTACTACGCAATGTTTTCACCAAGGGCAACACTACTAGAGTCAAATTCAATGACCAACTTATCATCAGCCCAACCTTTTCAAGGAGGTTTCCTTTTAGAGAAAGTAATGGGCCCACTATCAACGGGTCATTTAGAACTCAAGACCCGAAATCCGAAAGATAATCCGGTTGTAACTTTCAACTATTTCCAACATCCGGACGACCTTAAACGTTGTATTCGAGGGATCCAAACTATAGAGAGAGTCGTACAATCTAAGACATTTTCAAGGTATAAGTATGCGGATATGCCGTTTGAGTATTTGCTTAACCTCACGGCGAGTACTCCAGTCAATCTAAGGCCGCCGAGAAGTGGTCCTGGAGCCTCCTTGCCTCCATCAGCTGAGGAATTTTGTCAGCATACAGTTACAACTATTTGGCATTACCATGGAGGATGTGTTGTGGGTAAAGTAGTTGATGGGGATTATAAAGTTATTGGTATCGACCGACTCAGAGTCATTGATATGTCGACCGTTGGTTATTGTCCCGGGACAAACCCTCAAGCCACCGTTATGATGCTTGGCAG GTATATGGGTGTGAAGATCTTGAAAGAGAGATTCACCAAAAAGTAA
- the LOC104771463 gene encoding uncharacterized calcium-binding protein At1g02270-like, translating into MQSHQQPCISCTTFNILAPIYKRLSPKDQSLRESDNRTYWLGRNHRIIDWLLYERSSIICLQEFWVGNEELVNMYEKRLGDAGYLSYKLGRTNNRGDESYQKEGGRREDAELNIKRSCGFSGWSSAYRCHHRCFSEKVDGSGKKKAGGFSVGKKKLKTKLTPAAKAKAAQAMELDN; encoded by the exons ATGCAATCTCATCAGCAACCTTGTATCTCTTGTACTACTTTCAATATCCTTGCTCCCATCTATAAACGTCTCTCTCCcaag GATCAGAGTCTTCGTGAAAGTGATAATCGAACGTATTGGCTTGGAAGGAATCATAGAATCATTGATTGGTTATTATATGAGAGGTCTTCCATCATTTGTTTACAG gAGTTTTGGGTAGGGAACGAAGAGCTTGTTAATATGTATGAGAAGAGACTTGGTGACGCTGGTTATCTCAGTTACAAGCTTGGCCGTACTAATAACCGTGGCGATG AATCTTATCAGaaggaaggaggaagaagagaagatgcaGAGCTTAACATCAAACGAAGTTGCGGGTTTAGTGGTTGGAGCTCTGCTTATCGGTGCCACCATCGCTGTTTCTCAGAGAAG GTTGATGGAAGTGGGAAGAAGAAGGCAGGTGGGTTTTCTGTTGGcaagaagaaattgaaaacgAAACTGACTCCAGCTGCTAAAGCTAAAGCTGCTCAAGCTATGGAGCTAGACAATTGA
- the LOC104771542 gene encoding dehydration-responsive element-binding protein 1F gives MMNNDEIVLAEMRPKKRAGRRVFKETRHPVYRGIRRRNGDKWVCEVREPTHQRRIWLGTYPTADMAARAHDVAVLALRGRSVCLNFADSAWRLPVPESNHPDVIRRAAAEAAEMFRPADFGGGITVLPFSGDEVDLGSGSGSGSGSEELNSSSYGYGDYEEVSTTMMRLAEEPLMSPPRSYMEDMTPNVYMEEETCYEDMSLWSYNY, from the coding sequence ATGATGAACAACGACGAGATTGTTTTGGCGGAGATGAGGCCTAAGAAACGAGCGGGAAGGAGAGTCTTCAAGGAGACACGTCACCCTGTTTACAGAGGTATACGTCGGAGGAACGGCGACAAATGGGTCTGCGAAGTCCGAGAGCCTACCCACCAACGCCGCATTTGGCTCGGTACTTATCCCACTGCTGATATGGCTGCTCGTGCACACGACGTGGCGGTTTTGGCCCTGCGCGGGAGATCCGTGTGTTTGAATTTCGCCGACTCCGCTTGGCGGCTCCCGGTGCCTGAGTCCAACCACCCGGATGTCATACGACGAGCAGCGGCGGAAGCGGCCGAGATGTTTAGGCCGGCGGACTTCGGCGGTGGAATTACGGTTTTACCCTTTTCAGGTGATGAAGTGGATTTGGGTTCTGGTTCAGGATCTGGTTCGGGTTCGGAGGAGTTGAATTCTTCTTCGTATGGATATGGGGACTACGAAGAAGTGTCGACGACGATGATGAGGCTCGCGGAGGAGCCGTTAATGTCACCACCACGGTCATATATGGAAGACATGACTCCTAATGTTTACATGGAAGAAGAGACGTGTTATGAAGATATGTCACTATGGAGTTACAACTACTGA
- the LOC104771534 gene encoding UDP-galactose/UDP-glucose transporter 4 gives MKNTEEQMISLFGIPLSDKPRWQQFLICSSGFFFGYLVNGICEEYVYNRLKFSYGWYFTFAQGLVYIALIYMHGFRTKQMVNPWKTYVKLSGVLMGSHGLTKGSLAYLNYPAQIMFKSTKVLPVMVMGAFIPGLRRKYPVHEYISALLLVIGLILFTLADAHSSPDFSIIGVMMISGALIMDAFLGNLQEAIFTMNPETTQMEMLFCSTVVGLPFLLAPMILTGELFTAWTSCAQHPYIYGVLVFEAMATFIGQVSVLCLIALFGAATTAMITTARKAVTLLLSYLIFTKPLTEQHGSGLLLISMGIILKMVPDPNPNPKSSSSGQTPQKLERVKFEKEDDEESRSLV, from the exons ATGAAGAACACCGAAGAACAAATGATATCGCTCTTTGGAATTCCTCTTTCTGATAAACCGAGATGGCAACAATTTCTCATCTGTTCTTCcggttttttctttggttaccTCGTTAATGGCATCTGTGag gAATATGTGTACAACCGGCTTAAATTCAG TTATGGATGGTATTTCACATTTGCGCAAGGATTGGTGTATATTGCTCTGATTTACATGCATGGCTTCAGGACGAAGCAAATGGTGAATCCATGGAAGACTTACGTGAAATTATCTGGTGTTCTTATGGGATCTCACGGCCTCACCAAAGGCTCCTTGGCTTATCTCAATTACCCTGCTCAAATCATGTTCAAATCCACTAAG GTTTTGCCGGTTATGGTAATGGGAGCATTTATACCTGGGTTGAGAAGAAAGTACCCAGTCCACGAGTACATATCCGCTTTGCTACTTGTAATTGGTTTGATCTTATTCACATTAGCTGATGCCCATTCATCCCCAGACTTTAGCATAATTGGGGTTATGATGATCTCGGGCGCTCTCATCATGGACGCCTTTCTTGGTAACTTGCAAGAAGCTATCTTCACGATGAATCCCGAGACAACACAA ATGGAGATGTTGTTCTGCTCGACGGTAGTTGGTTTACCGTTCTTACTCGCACCAATGATTCTTACCGGAGAGCTCTTCACAGCTTGGACTTCATGTGCTCAA catccatatatatatggagtGTTGGTGTTCGAAGCCATGGCAACATTTATCGGACAAGTCTCTGTTTTATGCCTCATTGCGCTCTTTGGCGCAGCCACAACTGCTATG ATAACAACGGCGAGAAAAGCAGTTACGTTGTTGTTGTCGTACTTGATATTCACTAAGCCTTTAACGGAACAGCATGGCTCGGGATTGTTACTCATCTCTATGGGAATTATCCTTAAAATGGTTCCAGATCCAAATCCAAACCCGAAATCTTCGAGTTCGGGTCAAACACCCCAGAAGCTGGAACGGGTTAAGTTTGAGAaggaagacgatgaagagaGTCGGTCTTTGGTCTAA
- the LOC104771445 gene encoding uncharacterized protein LOC104771445 encodes MAMKITKEEVVEKLKDDGDFDRLRLKIIRRLKDNEELRNNMISVVKESTALQRPGAQNMNTRQLSDAIFKEVGSKMLSQLSDGLSGIIRSEDGMKNEIRETVQAVYATLSNPGGGSSSREAEHKISTPVPKSRADLNTSPASKQKQDLIRGVVGVNNKGEACSDEEEDPELPPGFG; translated from the exons atggcGATGAAGATAACCAAAGAGGAAGTTGTAGAGAAGCTCAAGGACGACGGCGATTTTGACCGTCTCCGCCTCAAGATCATACGCCGCCTTAAGGATAAc GAGGAATTACGAAACAACATGATATCAGTTGTCAAGGAGTCAACTGCTTTACAACGACCGGGTGCTCAAAATATGAATACCAGGCAACTCTCTGATGCGATATTCAAAGAAGTCGG GAGCAAGATGCTGAGCCAGCTCTCAGATGGGTTATCGGGTATAATAAGATCAGAAGACGGGATGAAGAATGAAATCAGAGAAACAGTGCAAGCCGTCTACGCTACACTATCTAACCCAGGAGGCGGATCATCCTCTAGAGAAGCAGAACATAAGATTTCAACACCAGTCCCAAAATCAAGAGCTGATCTCAACACCAGTCCAGCGAGTAAACAAAAGCAAGATCTGATCCGAGGAGTTGTAGGAGTAAACAACAAAGGAGAAGCATgtagtgatgaagaagaagatcctgAACTCCCTCCTGGTTTTggctaa
- the LOC104771490 gene encoding glyoxylate/hydroxypyruvate reductase HPR3-like translates to MEESSLLPPVILVHRPPALDFIDEHLSRHSFTALYTHTSLEDSLQDFLSSHAASVRAVVSLGRLPIPAEFISNLPSLEIVVCASVGFDHVDLDECRRRGVVITNAGDAYGEDVADLAVGLLISVIRRIAAVDRYVRSGQWTRLWDYPLGFKLNRKKVGIVGLGSIGSLVAKRLEPFGCIISYNSRNPKLDVPYVYYPDILSLAADNDFIILCCSLTDETHHIVNREVMETLGENGVIINIGRGGLIDEKEMVKCLVNGVIWGVGLDVFENEPEVPEELFGLENVVLSPHAAGMTAESLNNISEVAIANLKAFFADQPLMFTVQLD, encoded by the exons ATGGAGGAGTCTTCTTTACTTCCACCGGTCATCCTCGTTCACCGTCCTCCGGCTCTGGATTTTATCGATGAGCATCTGAGTCGTCACAGCTTCACCGCTCTCTACACCCACACCTCGCTGGAGGACTCACTCCAGGACTTCCTCTCCAGTCATGCTGCCTCCGTCAGAGCCGTTGTCAGCCTCGGTAGGCTTCCCATTCCCGCTGAGTTCATATCGAACCTCCCTTCTCTCGAGATAGTGGTTTGCGCCAGCGTGGGGTTCGACCACGTCGACCTAGACGAATGTAGGCGTCGCGGAGTTGTTATTACGAACGCCGGCGATGCTTATGGGGAAGACGTTGCGGATCTTGCCGTTGGTTTGCTTATAAGCGTCATCCGCCGCATTGCTGCAGTTGATCGATATGTTCGGTCTGGTCAGTGGACGAGACTCTGGGACTATCCACTTGGCTTCAAG TTAAACAGAAAGAAAGTAGGGATAGTTGGATTGGGGAGCATAGGCTCTCTAGTCGCCAAAAGACTCGAACCCTTTGGCTGCATCATCTCTTACAACTCGCGAAACCCCAAACTAGACGTACCATACGTTTACTACCCCGACATTCTCTCCTTAGCTGCCGACAATGATTTTATCATCCTTTGCTGCTCTCTCACTGATGAAACACACCACATTGTGAACAGAGAAGTGATGGAGACGCTTGGGGAGAATGGGGTTATAATAAACATCGGTCGAGGCGGGCTTATCGATGAGAAGGAGATGGTGAAGTGTCTGGTCAATGGAGTGATCTGGGGAGTGGGGTTGGATGTGTTTGAAAATGAACCGGAAGTGCCTGAAGAACTGTTTGGTCTTGAAAATGTTGTGTTGTCTCCACATGCTGCTGGAATGACGGCAGAATCTTTGAACAATATCTCAGAGGTTGCTATAGCTAACTTGAAAGCGTTCTTCGCGGACCAGCCTTTGATGTTCACCGTTCAACTCGATTGA
- the LOC104771452 gene encoding transcription factor bHLH55-like — protein sequence MDFANSSLFSLDFPHENDLDFSSLVTSSRLISFQEPNPIIHCAGIQKDGRQKVCETTITSEIRKGDDEPKNKRAKHKDIERQRRQEAAYLYKSLRYLLPSQYIKGKRSSSDHVEEAANYIKDLQKKIKEISEKRDRIKRTITHRSSTSNCSVRSLASSTSSPSSTCSCVGDTHMAVVVSPCLIGLEIVVSCCYRHEYFLSSVLQLLAQEQCLNVVSCISTRQPQRFIHTIISEVEEGIEVYFPEIHEKIMEMGRSSYVYLY from the exons ATGGATTTTGCAAATTCTTCATTGTTCTCACTAGATTTTCCTCATGAAAATGATCTTGATTTCTCTAGTTTGGTCACTTCTTCAAGGCTTATATCATTCCAAGAACCTAATCCGATCATTCATTGTGCTGGGATTCAAAAAGATGGAAGACAAAAGGTCTGTGAGACGACCATAACAAGTGAAATCAGGAAAGGCGACGATGAGCCGAAGAACAAGAGAGCTAAACATAAAGACATTGAGAGACAAAGAAGGCAAGAGGCTGCGTATCTTTACAAGAGTCTAAGATATTTATTGCCATCTCAATACATCAAG GGCAAACGTTCTTCCTCAGATCACGTCGAAGAAGCTGCGAATTACATCAAAGACTTacagaagaagatcaaagagatCAGTGAGAAAAGAGACCGAATCAAGAGAACTATTACTCATCGTTCTTCAACAAGCAACTGTTCTGTAAGATCATTagcatcatcaacatcatcccCATCGTCAACTTGTTCTTGTGTTGGAGACACACACATGGCTGTTGTGGTTAGCCCCTGTTTGATCGGATTAGAGATCGTAGTAAGTTGTTGTTACAGACACGAATATTTTCTTTCAAGTGTTCTTCAACTTCTGGCTCAAGAGCAATGTCTTAATGTTGTTAGTTGCATCTCAACTAGACAGCCACAAAGATTCATACACACCATTATTTCTGag GTGGAGGAAGGAATAGAGGTTTATTTTCCAGAGATTCACGAAAAGATAATGGAGATGGGCAGAAGttcatatgtatatttatattaa